In the Sarcophilus harrisii chromosome 3, mSarHar1.11, whole genome shotgun sequence genome, one interval contains:
- the LOC116422857 gene encoding espin-like protein — translation MLGPFGELMTEEDINRIEQQIENLQVVHKAQKLEAQLEQLELELQQLLPVSAAVSTHRFTVNPRRMQGRAADLPAWCSRISTLLKSMAILLATLGGRPAHLTDLVTAETGQPLAPVDWRPDSVGLGRSYSFSCSREEVAREILECGVSVKNLKANFETQARSQEAEYWYPRKLSLPVSVTVSDVFSREPILEEDYVSGSPAQPRLGGHPVGGPSTANGSGHFLGEPAEPSSPEDPLARLYPPEEPGDEVTIFEPEQLAQSPPLSTELRGVQDYIDMRKERIVYLFLEHWRKWTFSGPGRQTQARLRRLLPRVVAAGAPEPEPQQGLEEPAHQSPGNDHRLLYFMKQRQVVGKLLAHWRSLMCQVPSRQLRRLSRVQGLYWPEHFLPHVGGVPASYDSLTLDLFMLGYFQLLEMRMSREERKFRHLLCYEMFDRLGSHPWELIRLFHRVVLEEVEAGRRDWQDGFEDLKRAFFGDSPEPPAEEPLPQPQAQGSVPRPPPPPLPPPLPQAEPSTSPVPPALDRADSLQLVAEMGEFSNEDICRYIDRSFSFWKEKEAELFDI, via the coding sequence ATGCTGGGGCCCTTTGGGGAGCTCATGACTGAAGAAGATATCAACCGCATCGAGCAACAAATCGAAAACCTCCAGGTGGTTCATAAGGCCCAGAAGCTCGAGGCGCAGCTGGAGCAGCTGGAACTCGAGCTGCAGCAGCTGCTGCCCGTCTCTGCTGCCGTGTCCACCCACCGTTTCACAGTCAACCCCCGCCGCATGCAGGGCCGGGCCGCCGACCTGCCCGCCTGGTGCAGCAGGATCTCCACTCTGCTCAAGAGCATGGCCATACTGCTGGCCACCCTGGGCGGCCGGCCCGCCCACCTCACAGATCTGGTGACCGCCGAGACGGGGCAGCCCCTGGCCCCCGTGGACTGGCGGCCAGACTCCGTGGGCCTGGGCCGCTCGTACTCCTTCAGCTGCAGCCGAGAGGAGGTGGCCCGAGAGATCTTGGAGTGCGGGGTCtcggtcaagaatctcaaagccAATTTTGAGACGCAAGCACGAAGCCAGGAGGCCGAGTACTGGTACCCACGCAAGCTCTCGTTGCCCGTCAGCGTCACGGTCTCTGACGTCTTTAGCAGGGAGCCTATCCTGGAGGAAGACTATGTGTCCGGAAGCCCGGCTCAGCCACGTCTGGGAGGGCACCCGGTGGGTGGTCCTTCCACCGCCAACGGGTCTGGGCACTTCCTGGGGGAGCCAGCGGAGCCATCATCCCCCGAAGACCCCTTAGCCAGGCTGTATCCCCCAGAGGAGCCCGGCGACGAGGTGACGATTTTTGAGCCGGAACAGCTAGCACAAAGCCCACCCCTCTCCACCGAGCTTCGAGGCGTCCAGGACTATATTGACATGCGGAAGGAGCGGATCGTCTACCTCTTTCTGGAGCACTGGCGCAAGTGGACTTTCAGCGGCCCCGGGCGCCAGACCCAGGCCCGCCTGCGCAGGCTGCTTCCCCGAGTGGTGGCCGCCGGGGCCCCGGAGCCCGAGCCCCAGCAGGGGCTGGAGGAGCCCGCCCACCAAAGCCCCGGGAACGACCACCGGTTGCTGTACTTCATGAAACAGCGGCAAGTGGTGGGCAAATTGCTGGCACACTGGCGGAGTCTCATGTGCCAGGTACCCTCCCGGCAGCTGCGCCGCCTGAGCCGGGTGCAGGGTCTGTACTGGCCCGAGCACTTCCTGCCCCACGTGGGGGGAGTGCCGGCCAGCTACGACAGCCTCACCTTGGACCTCTTCATGCTGGGCTATTTCCAGCTGCTGGAGATGCGCATGAGCCGGGAGGAGCGCAAGTTCCGCCACCTGCTGTGCTACGAGATGTTCGACAGGCTGGGCAGCCATCCGTGGGAGCTCATCCGCCTCTTCCACAGAGTGGTGCTGGAGGAAGTGGAGGCTGGGCGTCGGGACTGGCAGGATGGCTTCGAGGATCTGAAGAGGGCGTTCTTTGGGGACAGCCCCGAGCCCCCCGCTGAGGAGCCTCTGCCCCAGCCCCAAGCGCAGGGCTCTGTACCCCGCCCTCCACCCCCGCCGCTGCCGCCCCCgctgccccaggccgagccctcGACGAGCCCGGTGCCGCCGGCTCTAGATCGGGCCGACTCTCTGCAGCTGGTAGCCGAGATGGGCGAGTTCAGCAACGAGGATATCTGCCGCTACATCGACCGGAGCTTCTCGTTCTGGAAGGAGAAGGAAGCCGAGTTGTTCGACATTTGA